TACAGGTCATTGAAGACCGTTATCTGGAATTGGAAAATCTGATCAGCGACCCGTCCGTGATTGCCAATATGACGGAATGGCAGAAGCATACCAAGGCGCATTCGCGCATGACGCCGATCATCGTCAAGTTTCGTGAATACAAAGAGGTGCGTAAGGGCCTGGCCGACACCTTGGAAATGCTCGATGAGAATCTGGACGATGAGATGCGTTCGATGGCGCAGGCGGAGTTGAATGAACTCAAGGAACGCAACAGCCAGCTCGAAGAAGAAATGCGCATTCTCCTGATGCCGCGTGACCCTAATGATGAAAAAAGCGTCATCGTCGAAATCCGCGGCGGCGCAGGCGGTGATGAAGCGGCCTTGTTCGCCGGCGATCTCTTTCGCATGTATACGCGTTATGCCGACAATCGGGGCTGGCGGACGGAACTGCTTGACTCCAATGCATCCGATCTCGGCGGCTTTAAAGAAGTCGTCTTTGAAATCGATGGCGACGGCGCTTACAGCCGTCTGAAGTTTGAAAGCGGCGTGCATCGCGTGCAACGGGTACCGGAAACGGAATCAAGCGGGCGCATCCACACTTCGACGGTCACGGTCGCGGTATTGCCGGAAGCCGAAGAAGTCGATGTCGCAA
The nucleotide sequence above comes from Azotosporobacter soli. Encoded proteins:
- the prfA gene encoding peptide chain release factor 1 yields the protein MLDKLQVIEDRYLELENLISDPSVIANMTEWQKHTKAHSRMTPIIVKFREYKEVRKGLADTLEMLDENLDDEMRSMAQAELNELKERNSQLEEEMRILLMPRDPNDEKSVIVEIRGGAGGDEAALFAGDLFRMYTRYADNRGWRTELLDSNASDLGGFKEVVFEIDGDGAYSRLKFESGVHRVQRVPETESSGRIHTSTVTVAVLPEAEEVDVAINNNDLRIDTYCASGAGGQHVNKTESAVRITHLPTGVVVQCQDEKSQLKNKEKCMRVLRAKLLELAQAEQHAEQAEVRKNQVGTGDRSERIRTYNFPQGRVTDHRIGLTLHKLDFVLNGDLDELIDALNTAAQSERMKQVD